The sequence TCCTAATTCAATAATTACAACATCAACAGACAGCGGAAAAATTGATGCAAAATTCAAGACTAAGTCAATGCCACACTTCCAAAGAATAAAAAACACATAACCAAGTAAAGATCTTCTCATTCTAAGTCTGACATAGTAATTCAAAATCCTAACACAAAcagataaataaagaaaagatgtCCCTTGTGATATATCATTGAATTGAATTCATTAATTTTCGTATCAGATAAATATAAGATCCATATTATTAAGTTATCCATGCGAATACTCTAAATCAAACTCATATAAAATTCGCTAAAAAAATTCGCATTTTATTCATTGTAAACACTAATAACATGAACCTCATAATGTGACAAACTATATTATTCATAGCATTAATTAGTTAAGCAAATAATTTCGTCCttcaaaatggaaaagaataaaataaaatcaaatcaaaagtgAATACCTGAGTTTGTTTAGCTTGAATAAGAAGCTGTTTTAGAGCACTAAAAGCTTCTTGCACAATCTTGGTAACATCCAAAACTTGTCCTCCAATTTTCTCAGCAGCATTCCAAAGCCTACCTAAGTACTGACCTATGAAATCATCAAACGCTACAATTGATGGATCCGATGCTGCCACATCAGCTCCACTAAAATCACCAACGGCACCTCCTCTAAATCCCGACGTCGATAGCGCCTCCAATCGCGCCACCGCTGATTCCAGCCTCGCTACTAACTTTTCCTCCATGTCCCCAAACAATGAACTTCCCTCTCtttatctatataaatataatataaatccAATGGCTTGCTATATATatgaagtttttttttttttttttcttttggtccTAGTTAGAACAGATCTGGAGTGTGTGGTTGCCTTATGTGCTGATTAAATGCGgaacatttctttttcctttcttttttcttttatttgttttgctTTTTGTATATTGATGTGAAAGAGACGCCGAAAGTGAGCAAGGGCCGGGGAGAGAGATGTAATTTTGAGCCTCTGTCAGGTTAAGAGAGTGAAAAGGAGCGGAGTGGGAGCGATGTGGAGATGACACGTGTAGCTTACAGAGAAAGTGTTGGCTGTTCTTGCGATGTGGAAACACATGTTCAAGTTTTGATCTGTTTTTAAGTGGAAAAATGGTAATGACAGTTCGagtgtttgaattttgaaagGGGTCGTTCTTCGGTATACcatgaatatttttaattataacaaaattaaaaatctgaGTAACCCAGTTGCACCAAATTGAAGTTGAGGGACTTAGTTCCGAGATTACATAACTTCAGGGACTCAAATATGTTTTTCGCTTTTAGGCATTAACTAGATCAGATCCTTAAGAGGATTACTTGAGCCCAAACACATCAAATAGGCCGTGATGAAGCCCATCATCATGGCCTATTTGAAAAGCAAAATGAGATGGGGCAAATGTATAATTATTCGCAATATTTTTaagcatatttttatttcatttttataacaataaaattaaatgtgatggtaattaaaaataaatatttaaaaggaTGTGCtagtttctataaaaatttcttacgcggcaaaagaaatgaaatgaaataatattttagaaataagatttttattccATTTTGAGGTAAATCAATTCAAATGAGGCCAATGGATTGGGGCAGCCATGAGACACATCGTCATCATTGTTAGAATTTGTTCTTCCATTTTATCCCATTTTCCACTTGTGGGGAAAACATATGATTTCGTTTTACTGCACGAGAAAACGTCTTGATTGGGATGCACTCAATGTTCACAATGTGGCATGAACGAGACTCGAAAAGGATTATCGACTTCTGCGAGGCGGCCATGACATGAGTGTTTTTAATAACAGAATTAGCAATTTTAAGGACATTTGAGGCTAATTTATGGTCTGAAAAGGGCCAATCCATGATACTACCACTAGTCTCATAACAAAGGAAACTTATTGCTGTCTCACTTCTTGagaaattctttcaaaaatttaatttccatCTTGGGATAACAACCATTCTTGGTTTctcatatataatattgaaattgagtttatatatatattcgaattttttttctatctgATGGTTTGgggatttaatttttaattcccTTTAGCACATatataattgtgtattttccttcaggaaaagaaaaaaactactGCTATAACAGCAATAGCAGATAGATTTATTAAGCTCTGTCAAACATTTTCTTGAGTTTCTCAATACATAATTGCACTTGCACATGCACATGCACACTGACTGGCTTTAAAAGGAGCACAGGTGCTGATGCCATCATCCTCAACGGTTAGGCCTGGTGAGTGGGTGATGCAGGAGTGGGTATTACGTAATTGCAGCAAACTAGAAGTGGAGGACAAAGCAACAACCATTATAGCAATAATGCAGTAAATGCACCAAATCCACATATTAGTGAAAGCAACAGAATTGCTACCATGCATGATGAGCAAGGTATCATATACGATTCACCTTTGGTGCTCTTATCCGGCTGAATGTTGAAGCTTTTTGCTTCTTTCTTTGTCCCTTAAAAAACCAGCCATCTCGCTTGACTAAATCAGGGTGCTTGGAGTCAAATGTCGTCCCATGTCTATGGCAAAGTTATAAATTGcgagggaaagaaaaaggacagCCAGGCTGCGTAGCTTAAAACATCTCATTAACTTACATGTCGCATATCTGCATTGCATACATTTacaatttgttaaaaattaagtagTCATGGTGTTGAATTGCCAGGAAGAACACTAgagtagaaaaaaaaatgaagatgatTTTCATTTAGAATCTGAatgaatgaaaaagaaaagggttttcATTATCAACATCGCCAAATAGTTCGGGtgattttacaaaaagatTCTGATCTGATAATCATAACGAGGAAGCTGAGATTTCACATACCAAATATAACTTCATATTTACAAGACTCATTTTAACTGTAAGAGCAAAATGGAGACTTTTCCAAGGGggtaaaaaagtaatatatgcACATTGAATCGGCTTTGATTATactaaatagtaaaaattatgCTACAAAATAATTGGAACTCAGGAACTATTTATTCTTCAGATCCGCAACAATCATCTTTGCCGTGCATCACTTCCTCCAGCATGTTTGATTGGATATGGAACTTTGTTGGACTCAACTGCATAAGAAGGGGAACGATCTTTGTCTCTAGCTGATCTGAGTTCCTGCCGAGGAAAAGAGTAAATAAATCGGATTTATccaggaaaagaagaaaggaaatttCGCAAAATAACTGAtgatttcttaataaaataaaaatttactcgGCATGATGTCACGCATTAAAGTTCCAGAATATAAATGGATGGCAATATTAGGTATCAACCATGCTGCGAATTAAACATTCTGAACTTGTTTCATGTATGCTACTGATGTCGGTTTAGTTCCCAAAGCAAAAGATAAAAGTTAGCAACAAGTTTAAACAGCGAAGGATTGTTAATTTGGAAGTGGAGAACTAAATAACAGCAACTTAGAGGAGACATAGAAGGCTTCTACAAGTAAGAGTACAAGGGCAAACACAGTTTGTGGCAATTAAGGAACTCCGAATATAAATTCTCATCTATCAAGGAAATGAACAAGTAAAATCACTGATGCCAAAGTGGCAACCTTTGAGCATATTTTACTGCAACAAATCAAAACTGATGCATTAAAAGACTAAAACTTTGAAATGCAGTAATGTATTATATATGCAGTACATGTAATACAGAGAAATGTTAGGTAAAAAGTCAATTGCCAACTGCCCGACCAGAATGCCAGGCAACAACTAATCTGACAATATGAGCACCTAGCACAAATccattaaaatcaaatttctaaTGAAATACTTGTGAAACCAAACAATGCTACAAGACAGGTTCCAAGTAACATTAGTTGAACATAACATTATGAAATTAGTTGATACAAACAGGTTAAGCATTACAGATCAATTTTATTCACGGACAAAAGTTCTAGAAGTACTTACAGTACGAAATGGAAAGTCCTCTGCCTCAAGCATATGGACAACTTGCCCCATCTTTGGTCGCTTATTGCCATCCAAATCTATACATCTAAGACAAACCAGCATGGCTCGTTTAATAGCTCTTACAGAAGGCTGAACTTCAATTAGAGGGTCTAAAACTTCTTCTCCATGACGACTTGCTACCATTCCTTTAAACCATTCAACCAAGTTCATCTGAATAAATTCAATGGAAACAGTGAATTAGGACAGTGTCTCTTTATATATGTGCAATAAAAGAAACCTTGATAATCACCTCTCCAGCTGGTCTGGAGTAATCAATTGGGCTCCTTCCTGTAATCATCTCCATAAGAAGAATTCCAAAACTATACACATCGCTCCCCTCATTTAGCATCCCTGTGCTTGCATAATCAGGAGAAACATATCTGTAGCAAAATGATAACAGGTTTACTGTTAAGGCATGTGAAAGAAATACATCTCCAAATTTGAAGTTTCATTAGCTCATTATTTGACATGAGTTCGGGGATTTGAGAGAATACGAACCCAAATGTTCCCATAACACGTGTAGTGACATAGCTTGAATCAGAACCCAAGAGCTTGGCTAGTCCAAAGTCTGAGACCTTTGGGTTCCAATTTTTATCCAGAAGTATGTTGCTGGATTTGACATCACGATGCACAACTTTGGGCTCTAAACCTTCATGCAAATAGGCTAGCCTGCGGCAGAGACAAGAACTAAAAAtttcaagaagaaaaaggacgGAGTAATATATcacatagaaaaagaaattgtaatagaagaaataaagaagttCCTTTTAACTCATGTTAACATATTAAAACCAACACTAATGGCACCATTTGTGACAAAAAACTAGCAAATAATAAGGGCTAATGGGTAGAAGAATATGCACCCTTTTGCTGTCCCAATGGCAATCTTCATTCTAATATCCCAGGTCAGAGGACTAACAGGCCCTACATCCCCATGTAACCACTGCTCCAAATTGCCATTATcaacatattcataaacaagCATCCTGCACAACCAATTAAAGTGCCcattaacaaaaagaaaaacaattctCATTACAAGTGCACAAAGCTAAGCTgacatttaataaattaccTACGAGCACCTTCTGCACAATACCCAATTAGACCCACCAAGTTCTTATGCCTTACTTTTCCAATTGCTTCAACTTCCACCCTGAACTCCTTCTCTGCCTGACCCCTACAAACACAAAATTCACAGCATATCAaggtaatatttttttagtgatAAATATCATATAAGGAAGCCTCTGAATTACAGCGTTCATGTCGCAATAAATTAGCAGTTTTTCTTTCCACATTGGCTTCGACCTTGACTAACATTGTTTACTAAGAGACAAGTAGTGATCCAATGGCTACTATAATAGCTAGAATTAGTGTTTAACCAAgtcaaagaaaaacaacaataataaatgaCTCTGTAaccataatttattttcaggaaaaataaatgatagtTTATACTTATTTTCAGTTACCCCGTAATCCCAATTGAGCACGCAATTTGCAAGTCATTTTCATGAAATTCTAggaaaaaaagttataaaatgaataaagtgacgatgaaaataaagtaaaagaaaagtaaaaagctCCTATCCTAAACTATATATAGCgttaaaataagttaaagaAAATACGATATGGACCATGAGgtaataaaaatggaaaagggTACAAAAGagagataaattaaaagaacaacTCCAAGATCTACATCTACCTTTCCTAGAACTGGTACTCTTTCTGGAAAACACCATCTGGCTACCGACACAGGTACCCTTATCTATTCAGATCATAAATCGCTTagttcaattaaaatttaccaTGGCAGCATTGCTGCGATGGTTAAGAAAGGAGTAAAAATTTTGGTTAAATGCTTAAAATTACGGTAAATTTTGATTACTCACTTGTTATTAAGCAAACTCTTAACAGCAACCACGGAGCCATCCTCCAAAACACCTCTGTAAACGACACCATATCCACCTTCACCGATTACATTGTCCTCGGAAAACCCACGTGTCGCAATCTCCAGCTCCTTTAAACTATACCACCGGCCCCACCCAATATTCTGTTGCAAATCCACCGACGACGAGACGTCACTACCACTCGCGCTACAAGACACGTCATCTTCACTCTCTccactcttcttcttcttcttctcatttttctcttctccGATCTCAACAACAACAGCCTCAATTAtctcattcttctttaataaatttattccttctttctctttaCGATCCAAAGCTTTAATTTCTACGATTTCTTTTGAAACTAACGGGATCATACCTGAGCTCTGTTGGGCTAGCACTTTATTACGTTTTTTTTTAGTCTGTTTCAAGCGGATGCATATGAAAATCAGAAGGAAAACTAAGagtaaagatattaaaataattgcgATTATAACGTAgagttttaaatttagaaatgatGTTTTTGAAACGAGTTTTTGAGGTAAAGAGGTGGTGGTGGTATCGGAGCCGGAGACCGACATCGGTTGGTTTCCGGAGAAAACTGGAAATTATTTAGGGAAAATGAGAGTGTTTGGAGGTAATATGTAGGAAAATGCTTAAGAATTTGTAAGGGTTTTGGGGGTCTCGGTAAAAGTTAAGAACGGAATGAGAggggaaaacaaacaaacaaagagAGTGCGTTTTCAACGGATACAAGTAACAAAAAGTACAGGCAAACGTagcgaagaagaagaagacaagTTGAAAGGATGAGTTGTGAGTTCTTACATCTTGGGTCTGGAATTGCAGTTTATTACTAGGATGCCACTGATCAGTGGGCACTGTGCTCCGTATTTTTGGACAAACAGCAGCATTGTGACACTTGTCcctataattttcttttttgaatttgtattcttttttattttatgagagaGCCATTTACACAATTATTGAAGAACTgctaagaaaaatatatttttattatttaagttagattttaaaatgtataaaaattaattacttcatatttaattgataaaaaatataaatttgtttttaaagaagtcataaatgtaaagaaagaggaatcatattttaaattaaataaattaatatagataatttttaaaaaaattaactagaTGCAACATTAATAGATTAAGATgtttttagagaaaaaaaaaatagcccataatatttttagaaaaaataaattatttaaataatttttatgatccTAGAAATttgagtatttaatatttagtgTATTAGTCTTTAGTACGAAGCCCGATAAGAAGTTGACTTGAATAAGTTGTAATTATCTAATtcgaattttatttatttttccaatttgttgTCATCAGTGGGTTGACTAAAACGTATATTTGATGGATCAACAGCTGTTTTTCATTTACGTTAGTGTGGCAATAGCAAATTCTTCCACACTACTGGATGAACTGCGAGATGTATTACTACCGCATCAATGGGCAGTGCTGTTCTTGGTTTTTGATGAGATGAGATGGTAATGTGAGTGAGAATAGTGGTCAATTCTCAGTCCACCATTCGGAGGGCGGTCAGACTTtgctttaattatatttccatTCCATTCATTggcttatattttctttctctttgcttttactatgattttgattttgattttgattttgaaaggAGGGTTTTGTGAGTAAATGATTAAGAAGGGCTGAAAACTATGGAGGATACGcctaaaattaacaaaacaaaaacttCGTATCTGATGTGGGTGGGGCAATAAAAGCTACAGCTAGCATTGGCAAAATAAAGACCTGGACAATGACTTTAATATTTGAACATCAATTTTACTGTTCCTTCCTTCTCCAATTGTTAGGCTTGCTTGCTTGCTTAAGTAGGCTTTCCCTTTggcaaaaaaatcaaaagagtTGTTTTGTTTCGAGTTTTCTTGATTTGTTGCTGATGGCGAGTTCTTGATCTCTTGACAATTCTGATGTACTGTTTGCTTTTTCTATGAAATTAAATGAAGTTGATGGCGTTGGGCAATGAAAAGAATACTTATAAAACTAATCATTaagattagaaaaataataaaactcttGGTTTCCAAGTTTCTTAATTTGGAACAAAACATTCATTAACATCTTAATCTTTCACTAGCCAGTTGAGACAAGACAATCTTAGAATTTGGTTCCCAAGTTTCAACAACATATATATCCCCTTTGCCCATAACCAATAGGACATCTTACGTAGAGCACAAAGAAACTGAAAAACTGTCGCAAAATTAGAACTACTAGCTACTCGTCCACATCACATGTCATTTGTCTTAACCAGGTCGCATGTGAATGTCAAATGT comes from Ricinus communis isolate WT05 ecotype wild-type chromosome 5, ASM1957865v1, whole genome shotgun sequence and encodes:
- the LOC8271417 gene encoding probable receptor-like serine/threonine-protein kinase At4g34500 isoform X1, which encodes MSVSGSDTTTTSLPQKLVSKTSFLNLKLYVIIAIILISLLLVFLLIFICIRLKQTKKKRNKVLAQQSSGMIPLVSKEIVEIKALDRKEKEGINLLKKNEIIEAVVVEIGEEKNEKKKKKSGESEDDVSCSASGSDVSSSVDLQQNIGWGRWYSLKELEIATRGFSEDNVIGEGGYGVVYRGVLEDGSVVAVKSLLNNKGQAEKEFRVEVEAIGKVRHKNLVGLIGYCAEGARRMLVYEYVDNGNLEQWLHGDVGPVSPLTWDIRMKIAIGTAKGLAYLHEGLEPKVVHRDVKSSNILLDKNWNPKVSDFGLAKLLGSDSSYVTTRVMGTFGYVSPDYASTGMLNEGSDVYSFGILLMEMITGRSPIDYSRPAGEMNLVEWFKGMVASRHGEEVLDPLIEVQPSVRAIKRAMLVCLRCIDLDGNKRPKMGQVVHMLEAEDFPFRTELRSARDKDRSPSYAVESNKVPYPIKHAGGSDARQR
- the LOC8271417 gene encoding probable receptor-like serine/threonine-protein kinase At4g34500 isoform X2, producing the protein MSVSGSDTTTTSLPQKLVSKTSFLNLKLYVIIAIILISLLLVFLLIFICIRLKQTKKKRNKVLAQQSSGMIPLVSKEIVEIKALDRKEKEGINLLKKNEIIEAVVVEIGEEKNEKKKKKSGESEDDVSCSASGSDVSSSVDLQQNIGWGRWYSLKELEIATRGFSEDNVIGEGGYGVVYRGVLEDGSVVAVKSLLNNKGQAEKEFRVEVEAIGKVRHKNLVGLIGYCAEGARRMLVYEYVDNGNLEQWLHGDVGPVSPLTWDIRMKIAIGTAKGLAYLHEGLEPKVVHRDVKSSNILLDKNWNPKVSDFGLAKLLGSDSSYVTTRVMGTFGYVSPDYASTGMLNEGSDVYSFGILLMEMITGRSPIDYSRPAGEMNLVEWFKGMVASRHGEEVLDPLIEVQPSVRAIKRAMLVCLRCIDLDGNKRPKMGQVVHMLEAEDFPFRTIS